Proteins encoded within one genomic window of Macrotis lagotis isolate mMagLag1 chromosome 3, bilby.v1.9.chrom.fasta, whole genome shotgun sequence:
- the DPP3 gene encoding dipeptidyl peptidase 3 isoform X2, whose translation MADPQYILPNDIGVASLDCREAFGLLSPTEQLYAHHLSRAAWYGGLVVLLQTSPEAPHIYTLLSRLFRAQDPEQLKECALKEGLTEDDYQAFLVYAAGIYANMGNYKSFGDTKFVPNLSKEKLERLVLASQAAQEHPEVIGGLWQVCGNLMFSLEPQQRHLGLGSEGTTTYFSENCTLEDAKLAQSFLDSQSLSAYNTRLFKGTDTDGKPCFEVRLASILQEETSPDSDMTPKLKNYDFEGCRFQVTRGDYSPLLQKVVEHLEKAKAYAANSHQEQMLSQYVESFTQGSIEAHKRGSRYWIQDKGPIVESYIGFIESYRDPFGSRGEFEGFVAVVNKSMSAKFERLVESAEQLLKELPWPPAFEKDKFLTPDFTSLDVLTFAGSGIPAGINIPNYDDLRQKDGFKNVSLGNVLAVAYATQREKLTFLEEEDKDLYIRWKGPSFEVQVGLHELLGHGSGKLFVQDEKGVFNFDQNTVTNPETGEQIRSWYRSGETWDSKFSTIASSYEECRAESVGLYLCLHPRVLEIFGLDGPEAEDVVYVNWLNMVRAGLLGLEFYTPETSSWRQAHMQARFVILRVLLEAGEGLVTVVPTTGSDGRPDARVRLDRNKIRSVGRPALERFLRRLQVLKSTGDVAAGRALYQGYSAVTDAAPENFLALRETVLLRKEARKLIVQPNTCLEGAQVRLLEYEASAAGLIRSFSERFPEDGPRLERVLTALAQADAHHWGGPKDAPAPRA comes from the exons ATGGCGGACCCCCAGTACATCCTCCCCAATGACATCGGCGTGGCCAGCCTCGACTGCCGGGAGGCCTTTGGGCTGTTGTCTCCCACGGAGCAGCTCTACGCGCACCATCTGTCTCGGGCCGCCTGGTACGGGGGTCTGGTGGTGCTACTGCAGACTTCTCCCGAGGCCCCTCACATCTATACCCTCCTCAGCCGCCTCTTCCGGGCCCAGGACCCCGAGCAGCTCAAAGAATGTGCTCTGAAGGAGGGTCTCACAGAGGATGACTACCAG GCTTTCCTGGTCTACGCTGCCGGGATCTATGCCAACATGGGCAACTACAAGTCTTTTGGAGACACCAAGTTTGTTCCCAACTTGTCCAAA GAGAAGCTGGAACGGTTAGTGTTGGCAAGCCAAGCTGCCCAAGAGCACCCAGAAGTGATTGGGGGACTCTGGCAGGTCTGTGGAAACCTCATGTTCTCCCTGGAGCCACAGCAGCGCCACCTGGGCCTGGGAAGTGAG GGCACCACCACATATTTCTCTGAGAACTGCACCTTGGAAGATGCCAAGCTGGCCCAGAGCTTCTTGGACTCCCAG AGCCTCAGTGCCTACAATACGCGGCTGTTCAAGGGGACAGACACAGATGGGAAGCCTTGCTTTGAGGTACGGCTGGCCTCCATCCTCCAAGAAG AGACCTCCCCGGACTCAGACATGACCCCCAAGCTGAAAAACTACGACTTTGAGGGCTGCCGGTTCCAGGTGACCCGAGGAGACTACTCCCCCCTCCTCCAGAAGGTGGTGGAGCACCTGGAAAAGGCCAAG GCCTATGCAGCCAACAGCCACCAAGAACAGATGCTGAGCCAGTACGTTGAGAGCTTCACGCAGGGCTCCATCGAAGCCCACAAGAGGGGATCCAGATACTGGATTCAGGACAAGGGCCCCATCGTGGAAAG CTACATTGGCTTCATTGAGAGTTACCGAGACCCCTTCGGCTCGCGGGGAGAGTTTGAAG GGTTTGTAGCTGTGGTGAACAAGTCCATGAGTGCCAAGTTTGAGCGACTGGTAGAGAGTGCAGAGCAGCTGCTGAAGGAGCTGCCTTGGCCCCCAGCCTTCGAGAAGGACAAGTTCCTCACCCCCGACTTCACCTCCCTTGACGTCCTCACCTTTGCTGGCTCCGGGATCCCTGCTGGCATCAACATCCCCAACT ATGACGACCTTCGCCAGAAGGATGGCTTTAAGAATGTGTCCTTGGGCAACGTGCTGGCAGTAGCCTACGCCACCCAGCGTGAGAAGCTCACCTTCTTGGAAGAAGAGGACAAG GATCTCTACATCCGGTGGAAGGGGCCATCCTTTGAAGTCCAGGTGGGGCTACACGAACTGCTGGGCCACGGGAGTGGGAAGCTGTTTGTGCAG GATGAGAAGGGAGTATTCAACTTTGATCAGAATACTGTGACCAATCCAGAAACAGGGGAGCAG ATCAGGAGCTGGTACCGGAGTGGAGAGACCTGGGACAGCAAATTCAGCACCATCGCCTCCAGTTATGAGGAGTGCCGGGCTGAGAGCGTGGGGCTCTATCTCTGTCTGCATCCCCGAGTCCTGGA GATCTTTGGGCTGGACGGTCCTGAGGCTGAGGACGTGGTGTATGTGAACTGGCTGAACATGGTGCGGGCAGGGCTGCTGGGCCTCGAATTCTACACCCCAGAGACGTCTAGCTGGAGACAG GCTCACATGCAGGCCCGCTTTGTGATCCTGAGGGTCCTGCTGGAAGCCGGGGAGGGGCTGGTCACCGTCGTCCCCACCACGGGCTCTGACGGGCGCCCGGATGCCCGGGTCCGTCTGGATCGGAACAAGATCCGCTCTGTCGGCAGGCCTGCCCTGGAGCGGTTCCTGCGGCGACTCCAG gTGCTAAAATCAACAGGAGATGTGGCTGCGGGGCGGGCCCTGTACCAGGGGTACTCTGCAGTCACCGACGCCGCCCCAGAAAACTTCCTCGCCCTGCGCGAGACGGTGCTGCTGCGGAAGGAGGCCCGAAAGCTGATCGTGCAGCCCAACACCTGCCTCGAAG GTGCCCAGGTGCGGCTCCTGGAGTACGAGGCCTCGGCGGCCGGGCTCATCCGCTCCTTCTCGGAGCGCTTCCCCGAGGACGGCCCGCGGCTGGAGCGGGTGCTCACGGCGCTGGCCCAGGCCGACGCCCACCACTGGGGGGGCCCCAAGGACGCGCCGGCCCCCCGGGCCTGA
- the DPP3 gene encoding dipeptidyl peptidase 3 isoform X3, whose translation MNGQPEAGSTMADPQYILPNDIGVASLDCREAFGLLSPTEQLYAHHLSRAAWYGGLVVLLQTSPEAPHIYTLLSRLFRAQDPEQLKECALKEGLTEDDYQAFLVYAAGIYANMGNYKSFGDTKFVPNLSKEKLERLVLASQAAQEHPEVIGGLWQVCGNLMFSLEPQQRHLGLGSEGTTTYFSENCTLEDAKLAQSFLDSQSLSAYNTRLFKGTDTDGKPCFEVRLASILQEETSPDSDMTPKLKNYDFEGCRFQVTRGDYSPLLQKVVEHLEKAKAYAANSHQEQMLSQYVESFTQGSIEAHKRGSRYWIQDKGPIVESYIGFIESYRDPFGSRGEFEGFVAVVNKSMSAKFERLVESAEQLLKELPWPPAFEKDKFLTPDFTSLDVLTFAGSGIPAGINIPNYDDLRQKDGFKNVSLGNVLAVAYATQREKLTFLEEEDKDLYIRWKGPSFEVQDEKGVFNFDQNTVTNPETGEQIRSWYRSGETWDSKFSTIASSYEECRAESVGLYLCLHPRVLEIFGLDGPEAEDVVYVNWLNMVRAGLLGLEFYTPETSSWRQAHMQARFVILRVLLEAGEGLVTVVPTTGSDGRPDARVRLDRNKIRSVGRPALERFLRRLQVLKSTGDVAAGRALYQGYSAVTDAAPENFLALRETVLLRKEARKLIVQPNTCLEGAQVRLLEYEASAAGLIRSFSERFPEDGPRLERVLTALAQADAHHWGGPKDAPAPRA comes from the exons ATGAATGGCCAGCCGGAAGCAGGAA GCACGATGGCGGACCCCCAGTACATCCTCCCCAATGACATCGGCGTGGCCAGCCTCGACTGCCGGGAGGCCTTTGGGCTGTTGTCTCCCACGGAGCAGCTCTACGCGCACCATCTGTCTCGGGCCGCCTGGTACGGGGGTCTGGTGGTGCTACTGCAGACTTCTCCCGAGGCCCCTCACATCTATACCCTCCTCAGCCGCCTCTTCCGGGCCCAGGACCCCGAGCAGCTCAAAGAATGTGCTCTGAAGGAGGGTCTCACAGAGGATGACTACCAG GCTTTCCTGGTCTACGCTGCCGGGATCTATGCCAACATGGGCAACTACAAGTCTTTTGGAGACACCAAGTTTGTTCCCAACTTGTCCAAA GAGAAGCTGGAACGGTTAGTGTTGGCAAGCCAAGCTGCCCAAGAGCACCCAGAAGTGATTGGGGGACTCTGGCAGGTCTGTGGAAACCTCATGTTCTCCCTGGAGCCACAGCAGCGCCACCTGGGCCTGGGAAGTGAG GGCACCACCACATATTTCTCTGAGAACTGCACCTTGGAAGATGCCAAGCTGGCCCAGAGCTTCTTGGACTCCCAG AGCCTCAGTGCCTACAATACGCGGCTGTTCAAGGGGACAGACACAGATGGGAAGCCTTGCTTTGAGGTACGGCTGGCCTCCATCCTCCAAGAAG AGACCTCCCCGGACTCAGACATGACCCCCAAGCTGAAAAACTACGACTTTGAGGGCTGCCGGTTCCAGGTGACCCGAGGAGACTACTCCCCCCTCCTCCAGAAGGTGGTGGAGCACCTGGAAAAGGCCAAG GCCTATGCAGCCAACAGCCACCAAGAACAGATGCTGAGCCAGTACGTTGAGAGCTTCACGCAGGGCTCCATCGAAGCCCACAAGAGGGGATCCAGATACTGGATTCAGGACAAGGGCCCCATCGTGGAAAG CTACATTGGCTTCATTGAGAGTTACCGAGACCCCTTCGGCTCGCGGGGAGAGTTTGAAG GGTTTGTAGCTGTGGTGAACAAGTCCATGAGTGCCAAGTTTGAGCGACTGGTAGAGAGTGCAGAGCAGCTGCTGAAGGAGCTGCCTTGGCCCCCAGCCTTCGAGAAGGACAAGTTCCTCACCCCCGACTTCACCTCCCTTGACGTCCTCACCTTTGCTGGCTCCGGGATCCCTGCTGGCATCAACATCCCCAACT ATGACGACCTTCGCCAGAAGGATGGCTTTAAGAATGTGTCCTTGGGCAACGTGCTGGCAGTAGCCTACGCCACCCAGCGTGAGAAGCTCACCTTCTTGGAAGAAGAGGACAAG GATCTCTACATCCGGTGGAAGGGGCCATCCTTTGAAGTCCAG GATGAGAAGGGAGTATTCAACTTTGATCAGAATACTGTGACCAATCCAGAAACAGGGGAGCAG ATCAGGAGCTGGTACCGGAGTGGAGAGACCTGGGACAGCAAATTCAGCACCATCGCCTCCAGTTATGAGGAGTGCCGGGCTGAGAGCGTGGGGCTCTATCTCTGTCTGCATCCCCGAGTCCTGGA GATCTTTGGGCTGGACGGTCCTGAGGCTGAGGACGTGGTGTATGTGAACTGGCTGAACATGGTGCGGGCAGGGCTGCTGGGCCTCGAATTCTACACCCCAGAGACGTCTAGCTGGAGACAG GCTCACATGCAGGCCCGCTTTGTGATCCTGAGGGTCCTGCTGGAAGCCGGGGAGGGGCTGGTCACCGTCGTCCCCACCACGGGCTCTGACGGGCGCCCGGATGCCCGGGTCCGTCTGGATCGGAACAAGATCCGCTCTGTCGGCAGGCCTGCCCTGGAGCGGTTCCTGCGGCGACTCCAG gTGCTAAAATCAACAGGAGATGTGGCTGCGGGGCGGGCCCTGTACCAGGGGTACTCTGCAGTCACCGACGCCGCCCCAGAAAACTTCCTCGCCCTGCGCGAGACGGTGCTGCTGCGGAAGGAGGCCCGAAAGCTGATCGTGCAGCCCAACACCTGCCTCGAAG GTGCCCAGGTGCGGCTCCTGGAGTACGAGGCCTCGGCGGCCGGGCTCATCCGCTCCTTCTCGGAGCGCTTCCCCGAGGACGGCCCGCGGCTGGAGCGGGTGCTCACGGCGCTGGCCCAGGCCGACGCCCACCACTGGGGGGGCCCCAAGGACGCGCCGGCCCCCCGGGCCTGA
- the ZDHHC24 gene encoding putative palmitoyltransferase ZDHHC24, translating to MGGVWAAGGGGRRGPRLPLLLTALWAAAVALELAYVLLRGPGLPAAGPLARALHLLLAAFQLLNVLGNAALFLLRDPGIGGVLLAGRALGRGWDYCYQCQSQVPPRSRHCPACRVCILRRDHHCLLLGRCVGFSNYRPFLCLLFHGAGILLHITALLGPALGALLRTHSQLHGIVLLLLPWLMLLTGGVTLAQFALAFIADTCVAGALLCGAGLLFHGMLLLRGQTTREWAHGQRLYDLGPWRNLQAALGSRWALVWLWPFLSSPLPGDGVTFQTAAD from the exons ATGGGCGGCGTGTGGGCCGCGGGCGGGGGCGGCCGGCGGGGCCCGCGGCTGCCGCTGCTGCTGACGGCGCTGTGGGCGGCCGCCGTGGCGCTGGAGCTGGCCTACGTGCTGCTGCGCGGGCCGGGGCTGCCGGCCGCCGGGCCCCTGGCGCGGGCGCTGCACCTGCTGCTGGCCGCCTTCCAGCTGCTCAACGTGCTGGGCAACGCGGCCCTCTTCCTGCTCCGGGACCCGGGCATCGGCGGCGTGCTGCTGGCGGGCCGGGCGCTGGGCCGCGGCTGGGA CTACTGCTACCAGTGCCAGAGCCAGGTGCCCCCACGCAGCAGGCACTGCCCTGCCTGCAGGGTCTGCATCCTCCGGAGGGACCACCACTGCCTGCTGCTGGGGCGCTGCGTGGGCTTCAGTAACTACCGGCCTTTCCTGTGCCTGCTGTTCCACGGAGCGGGCATCCTGCTGCACATCACAGCTCTCCTGGGCCCGGCCCTGGGCGCCCTCCTGCGTACCCACTCTCAACTGCACGGCATCGTGCTACTGCTACTGCCCTGGCTGATGCTGCTCACGG GTGGCGTGACCCTGGCACAGTTTGCCCTGGCCTTCATAGCAGACACATGTGTGGCCGGCGCCCTGCTCTGTGGGGCCGGCCTGCTCTTCCATGGTATGCTGCTCTTGCGGGGCCAGACCACGCGGGAATGGGCCCATGGCCAGCGCCTCTATGACCTGGGCCCCTGGCGCAACCTGCAGGCTGCCTTGGGCTCCCGCTGGGCCCTCGTGTGGCTCTGGCCCTTCCTGTCCTCTCCACTGCCTGGGGATGGGGTCACTTTCCAAACCGCTGCTGACTGA
- the DPP3 gene encoding dipeptidyl peptidase 3 isoform X1 — protein MNGQPEAGSTMADPQYILPNDIGVASLDCREAFGLLSPTEQLYAHHLSRAAWYGGLVVLLQTSPEAPHIYTLLSRLFRAQDPEQLKECALKEGLTEDDYQAFLVYAAGIYANMGNYKSFGDTKFVPNLSKEKLERLVLASQAAQEHPEVIGGLWQVCGNLMFSLEPQQRHLGLGSEGTTTYFSENCTLEDAKLAQSFLDSQSLSAYNTRLFKGTDTDGKPCFEVRLASILQEETSPDSDMTPKLKNYDFEGCRFQVTRGDYSPLLQKVVEHLEKAKAYAANSHQEQMLSQYVESFTQGSIEAHKRGSRYWIQDKGPIVESYIGFIESYRDPFGSRGEFEGFVAVVNKSMSAKFERLVESAEQLLKELPWPPAFEKDKFLTPDFTSLDVLTFAGSGIPAGINIPNYDDLRQKDGFKNVSLGNVLAVAYATQREKLTFLEEEDKDLYIRWKGPSFEVQVGLHELLGHGSGKLFVQDEKGVFNFDQNTVTNPETGEQIRSWYRSGETWDSKFSTIASSYEECRAESVGLYLCLHPRVLEIFGLDGPEAEDVVYVNWLNMVRAGLLGLEFYTPETSSWRQAHMQARFVILRVLLEAGEGLVTVVPTTGSDGRPDARVRLDRNKIRSVGRPALERFLRRLQVLKSTGDVAAGRALYQGYSAVTDAAPENFLALRETVLLRKEARKLIVQPNTCLEGAQVRLLEYEASAAGLIRSFSERFPEDGPRLERVLTALAQADAHHWGGPKDAPAPRA, from the exons ATGAATGGCCAGCCGGAAGCAGGAA GCACGATGGCGGACCCCCAGTACATCCTCCCCAATGACATCGGCGTGGCCAGCCTCGACTGCCGGGAGGCCTTTGGGCTGTTGTCTCCCACGGAGCAGCTCTACGCGCACCATCTGTCTCGGGCCGCCTGGTACGGGGGTCTGGTGGTGCTACTGCAGACTTCTCCCGAGGCCCCTCACATCTATACCCTCCTCAGCCGCCTCTTCCGGGCCCAGGACCCCGAGCAGCTCAAAGAATGTGCTCTGAAGGAGGGTCTCACAGAGGATGACTACCAG GCTTTCCTGGTCTACGCTGCCGGGATCTATGCCAACATGGGCAACTACAAGTCTTTTGGAGACACCAAGTTTGTTCCCAACTTGTCCAAA GAGAAGCTGGAACGGTTAGTGTTGGCAAGCCAAGCTGCCCAAGAGCACCCAGAAGTGATTGGGGGACTCTGGCAGGTCTGTGGAAACCTCATGTTCTCCCTGGAGCCACAGCAGCGCCACCTGGGCCTGGGAAGTGAG GGCACCACCACATATTTCTCTGAGAACTGCACCTTGGAAGATGCCAAGCTGGCCCAGAGCTTCTTGGACTCCCAG AGCCTCAGTGCCTACAATACGCGGCTGTTCAAGGGGACAGACACAGATGGGAAGCCTTGCTTTGAGGTACGGCTGGCCTCCATCCTCCAAGAAG AGACCTCCCCGGACTCAGACATGACCCCCAAGCTGAAAAACTACGACTTTGAGGGCTGCCGGTTCCAGGTGACCCGAGGAGACTACTCCCCCCTCCTCCAGAAGGTGGTGGAGCACCTGGAAAAGGCCAAG GCCTATGCAGCCAACAGCCACCAAGAACAGATGCTGAGCCAGTACGTTGAGAGCTTCACGCAGGGCTCCATCGAAGCCCACAAGAGGGGATCCAGATACTGGATTCAGGACAAGGGCCCCATCGTGGAAAG CTACATTGGCTTCATTGAGAGTTACCGAGACCCCTTCGGCTCGCGGGGAGAGTTTGAAG GGTTTGTAGCTGTGGTGAACAAGTCCATGAGTGCCAAGTTTGAGCGACTGGTAGAGAGTGCAGAGCAGCTGCTGAAGGAGCTGCCTTGGCCCCCAGCCTTCGAGAAGGACAAGTTCCTCACCCCCGACTTCACCTCCCTTGACGTCCTCACCTTTGCTGGCTCCGGGATCCCTGCTGGCATCAACATCCCCAACT ATGACGACCTTCGCCAGAAGGATGGCTTTAAGAATGTGTCCTTGGGCAACGTGCTGGCAGTAGCCTACGCCACCCAGCGTGAGAAGCTCACCTTCTTGGAAGAAGAGGACAAG GATCTCTACATCCGGTGGAAGGGGCCATCCTTTGAAGTCCAGGTGGGGCTACACGAACTGCTGGGCCACGGGAGTGGGAAGCTGTTTGTGCAG GATGAGAAGGGAGTATTCAACTTTGATCAGAATACTGTGACCAATCCAGAAACAGGGGAGCAG ATCAGGAGCTGGTACCGGAGTGGAGAGACCTGGGACAGCAAATTCAGCACCATCGCCTCCAGTTATGAGGAGTGCCGGGCTGAGAGCGTGGGGCTCTATCTCTGTCTGCATCCCCGAGTCCTGGA GATCTTTGGGCTGGACGGTCCTGAGGCTGAGGACGTGGTGTATGTGAACTGGCTGAACATGGTGCGGGCAGGGCTGCTGGGCCTCGAATTCTACACCCCAGAGACGTCTAGCTGGAGACAG GCTCACATGCAGGCCCGCTTTGTGATCCTGAGGGTCCTGCTGGAAGCCGGGGAGGGGCTGGTCACCGTCGTCCCCACCACGGGCTCTGACGGGCGCCCGGATGCCCGGGTCCGTCTGGATCGGAACAAGATCCGCTCTGTCGGCAGGCCTGCCCTGGAGCGGTTCCTGCGGCGACTCCAG gTGCTAAAATCAACAGGAGATGTGGCTGCGGGGCGGGCCCTGTACCAGGGGTACTCTGCAGTCACCGACGCCGCCCCAGAAAACTTCCTCGCCCTGCGCGAGACGGTGCTGCTGCGGAAGGAGGCCCGAAAGCTGATCGTGCAGCCCAACACCTGCCTCGAAG GTGCCCAGGTGCGGCTCCTGGAGTACGAGGCCTCGGCGGCCGGGCTCATCCGCTCCTTCTCGGAGCGCTTCCCCGAGGACGGCCCGCGGCTGGAGCGGGTGCTCACGGCGCTGGCCCAGGCCGACGCCCACCACTGGGGGGGCCCCAAGGACGCGCCGGCCCCCCGGGCCTGA
- the BBS1 gene encoding BBSome complex member BBS1, translated as MAANMAAGGDSAGRGDSTEASAKWLDAHYDPMANIHTFSACLALADLSGDGEYKLVVGDLGPTGRQPRLKVLKGPSVMTESPLPALPSAAAAFLMEPHEPRTRALALASGPCVYVYKNLRPYFKFSLPALPPNPLEQDLWNQAKEDRIDPLTLKEMLEGIREKAEVPLSTQSLRFLHLELREMEDFVAQHKSQPIKRQSVITTMTTLKKNLADEDAVSCLVLGTENRELLVLDPEAFTILAKMNLPSVPVFLEVSGQFDVEFWLTAACRDGNIYILRRDSKRPKYCIELSAQPVGLVRIHKTLVVGSTQDMLHSFTHKGKKLWTVPMPAPILTMSLLEQRSRGLQAVMAGLANGETRIYRDKALLNIIRTPDAVTSLCFGRYGREDNTLIMTTRGGGLVIKILKRTAVFGEGAGEVGPPPAQALRLNIPRKTRLYVDQTLREREAGTAMHRAFQMDLYLLRLRAARAYVQALESSLNPVSPSLREPLKLHAVVQGLGPTFRLTLHLQNTSAARPAIGLLVSFLYNESLYALPQAFFKVPMLVPGLSYPMETFVKCLSDKGISDIIKVLVLREGQSAPLLSAHINMPVSEGLVAA; from the exons ATGGCGGCTAACATGGCGGCCGGCGGGGACTCGGCGGGCCGCGGCGACAG TACTGAAGCCAGTGCCAAGTGGCTGGACGCCCACTATGACCCCATGGCTAACATCCACACTTTCTCTGCCTGCCTCG CTCTCGCGGATCTCAGTGGGGATGGCGAGTACAAG CTGGTAGTGGGGGACCTGGGTCCCACTGGTCGGCAGCCACGACTAAAGGTGCTCAAGGGACCATCGGTGATGACCGAGAGCCCACTGCCCGCCCTGCCATCTGCTGCCGCCGCTTTTCTCATGGAACCCCATGAGCCTCGGACCCGGGCACTGGCATTGGCCTCCGGCCCCTGTGTCTACGTCTACAAGAACCTTCGGCCCTACTTCAAATTCAGCTTGCCTGCCCTTCCTCCCAACCCCCTGGAGCAGGATCTGTGGAACCAAGCCAAGgag GACCGGATCGACCCTTTGACCCTGAAGGAGATGCTGGAGGGGATCAG GGAGAAGGCTGAGGTGCCTCTGTCCACGCAGTCCCTCAG GTTCCTGCACCTGGAGCTGAGAGAGATGGAAGACTTTGTTGCTCAGCACAAGAGCCAGCCCATCAAGCGACAG TCAGTCATCACGACCATGACCACCCTGAAGAAGAACCTGGCCGACGAGGATGCCGTGTCCTGCCTGGTGCTGGGGACCGAGAACCGTGAGCTCCTGGTGCTGGATCCGGAGGCCTTCACCATTCTGGCCAAG ATGAACCTGCCCAGTGTCCCTGTGTTTCTGGAGGTGTCGGGACAGTTTGATGTGGAATTCTGGCTGACAGCTGCCTGCCGGGATGGTAACATCTACATCCTCAGAAG GGACTCCAAGCGCCCCAAGTACTGTATCGAGCTGAGTGCCCAGCCTGTGGGGCTCGTCCGGATCCACAAGACGCTCGTGGTGGGCAGCACCCAGGACATGCTCCACAGCTTCACCCACAAG GGGAAGAAGCTATGGACAGTGCCCATGCCTGCCCCCATTCTGACGATGAGTCTCCTGGAACAGCGGTCCCGGGGTCTGCAGGCCGTCATGGCCGGACTGGCCAACGGGGAGACGCGCATTTACCGAGATAAGGCCCTTCTCAACATCATCCGTACCCCT GATGCAGTGACCAGCCTCTGCTTTGGCCGCTACGGACGGGAAGATAACACCCTCATCATGACAACTCGAG GTGGTGGCCTGGTCATCAAGATTCTGAAGCGAACGGCCGTATTTGGGGAAGGGGCTGGAGAGGTAGGGCCCCCTCCGGCCCAAGCCCTGAGACTCAACATTCCTCGAAAGACCAGACTCTATGTGGACCAGACTTTGCGGGAGCGAGAGGCTGGCACCG CTATGCACCGAGCCTTCCAGATGGACCTCTACCTGCTCCGGCTGCGAGCCGCTCGAGCCTATGTCCAGGCTCTGGAGTCCAGCCTGAACCCTGTGTCCCCCAGCCTCCGGGAACCCCTCAAACTGCACGCTGTG GTCCAGGGCTTGGGGCCCACCTTCAGGCTGACCCTTCATCTCCAGAACACATCTGCTGCCCGCCCTGCCATAGGCCTGCTGGTCTCTTTCCTGTACAACGAGTCCCTCTATGCCCTGCCTCAGGCCTTCTTCAAG GTCCCCATGTTGGTGCCAGGCCTCAGCTACCCCATGGAGACATTTGTGAAGTGTCTCAGTGATAAAGGCATCTCAGACATCATCAAG GTGCTGGTGCTTCGCGAGGGCCAGAGTGCCCCACTCCTGAGCGCCCACATAAACATGCCTGTGAGTGAGGGCCTGGTGGCTGCCTGA